The Synechococcus sp. RS9916 DNA segment GGCGTCAGCTCCTGCTCCTGCAGTTCCAGGCTTCCCCCTGCCGATCGCCACTGCTGATGACCGGGTTGGCTGCTGAGGTGACGTTCCAGATGGCGATGACGAATCACTAGTCGACGTCCGTCCTCCAGCCATCCATGGGGTGCGGGACCATCACGCACCAGACGCAGGCGCAGATGCAGGGGTTGGATCCATTGGCGGAGCGGTTCGCTGTCGGGGTCGGGCTCCTCCTGGGGGAGTGATCCGGTTCGGCGGTCTTCGATGCGCAGGGTCATCGATGAGCGCAGGGCAATCACATAAAGCGTGGTCGACAGCAGCGTGCCCACCATCGCTTCGGTGAGTGCCACATCCGGTGCCCCCAGCAAGCCATAGAGCAACATCGCCACGGAGCCGAACACCCCGCGCAGCGGCAGGGTCTGATAGGGGTTGCTCTGGCTCACCATCAGCACCGCCACAAGTGGCATCAGGGCTGCGATCGGCAGCAGCAGTCCAAGCGAGCCGTCGAGGCTGAGCAGCGATGGATCCGTCGGCATCGTCATGGCATCAGGCCTCCGGGCGTCGATGACTGCCGGCCGCCACGACATAGCCGAAGATCGTGCTCCACAACAGCAGCCCGAACATCGTCAGCCCGAACAGGGGCCACCAGCTCGGGCGCTGCAGCATCAGGCCCATCAGCATCAGCAGTGAGCCCAGGGCATCCGCCACCGTCAGTTTGTGCAGCCGCACCAACAGAGGCTGGGTTTCCAGCAATGGCCAGCTTCCCCAGAACCAGAGGAACAGCCCCAGGGCTTCCAGCACCAGGCTGACGGTGAAGAAGGGGGATGGGGTCACTGCTTCTGCTCCTCCAGCAGCCGCGCCAGCAGCAGCATCCCCGCATCCCCGGCGCTGATCATCAGGGCGCCCACCAGGGCGAGCATGCGATCACCGCGCATCACCGCCACCACCAGGGCGAGCATCGCCACCTTGGTGCCGATGCTGCCGAAGGCAGCCAGGCGTTCCCAGGCGTTGCATTGGCGGCAGAGCAGCGCGATTGGGATTAGCAGGGCCAGCACCATGCCGGTGGTGATCAGGGTCATGGCTGGTCTCTCCCCGCCAGAGCCTTGGGAGCTGGGCGCAGGCGGTGAATGCGATAGCGCAGCTGGGGGTGGTGACCTGGACGTTCAACCCGGTGCAGATCCAGCACCAGCGTGAACGGGGTGATGGTGATGGCCAGCAGTTCGAGAAAGATCACCGCCGGTGTGGCCTTGCGGGCGGCGATGCGTTCGGTGCAATCGCATCGCTCGAGGCCTCCGGCAAGGATCAGCGCAAAGGCTTCGCCGTAGGCCATGGGAATGGCGATGGTGGCTTCGCCGAGAGCCCGAAGCAGTGGCCGAATCGGTACCCGTTGACGGTGGGCTCGTGGCAGCAGAACGGCAACGGCGAGGCCGATCAAGAGATTGAACGGCCTCAGGTCTCCGGTGAGCAGAACCCAGAGCAGCAGCCGCAGGCTGAGGCTGAACACGGTGATCATCCCGGCACCTCCAACAGGTTCAGGGCCAGCAGCATCCCTGCGCCCACCACCGTGATCGCCCCGAGCAGATCCTGGAGGCTTTCCAGCTGTGGCATCCGCCGGGCCAGCGACCGGCGATGGCTGTTGTGATCCCGGCCCAGCAGGCGGTGGAGGAGCCATCCGGCAGCGAACACCACGCCCGTTTGAAGCACGCTGGTCAGAAGGTCATTGGCCTGTAGGCCGTTGGCTTCCGCGGCGCTGACCACGGTGAGGATCAGGCCCGCGCCAACGAGGCTGATCAGGAGCAGGGCTGTGCCTGGAGGAATCCCTGGGGTGGGGGCACTGGATGGCGCCGGTGCGGGTGACCAAAGGCGGGCATAGACGGCGACGCTGCCGATGCCGATCAAGGTGAGGCTCAAGGCCCACGCAGGGGGGAGGTCGCTCCCCACGAGTTTCTTGGCGGCAAAGCCGGCCAGCCCCGGCAGGCCGGCGATCGAGAGCGAACCGAGCCACAGCGGTGTCTGCACGCTTTGCGGCAGCACCCGTTGCTCCCATCCCTCGAGCTGGCGCTCGCGGATGCGCCCGGCAGTGAGAAACAGGGGTGCTTTGGCCAGCCCGTGGGTCAGGGCTAGGGCACCACCGGCTGCTGGTGAGAGCACCACCAACCCCATCTGGGACACGGTGCTCCAGGCCAGCAGGCGTTTGAGGTCGGCGGCATTGAGAGCCTGCAGCACGCCAAGGACCGCGCTGCAGAGGCCGATCGAGCGGACCAACGGCAGCAGTGCAGGCTCAATGGCGGCCAGTCGCAGCAGGGGAGCCACCCCCGCTGTCACCACCACAGCCGAGAGCAGGGCTGAGACATCGGAAGGGGCTTCGGCATGGCTTCGGGGCAGCCAGAGGCCGGGAAGAAACAGCCCCCCTTTGGTGAACAGTCCCAGCAGCAGCAGCACCTGGGCTGCACCGATGGGCAGTCCGGAGAGGGAGGAGAAGCGGAAGCTTCCTGTGATGGCGTAGGCCAGTGCAGCTCCCACCAGGTAGAGCGTCATCGCTGTGTTGCTGATCAGCAGATAACGGAGGCCAATCCAGAGCCGCTGCGGACTGCCATCCCGCAGGATCAGCAGAAAAGCGACGATGCCCACCAATTCCAGGGCCACGTAGAGGCTGATCAGGTCGCTCACCACGAAGCAGATGTTGAGGCCACCGAGCAGCACGGCCGGCAGCAGAGGGGCGGGTCGTTCGCTGTTGCCGCGCAGCTCCAGGCGCACTGCGACCATCACTACGGCATTCAGCAGCAGAAACCAGGCGGCGAGGGGATCGAGTTGGAGCACAACGCCGTGATTCCCCAGCAGCATCAAGGTGGTGGTGCTGTCGCTCAGCAGGGTCTGCAGGGCGATCCCGCCTGTGGCGATGCAGCACAGCAGCAGCGGCAGGTCGCCGAGGATTGGCACCACGGCACCGAGAAACGCCACGGCAAAGGGGGCCTCCAGCCAGCCCACCAACAATGCATGGCTGAGGCCTTCGCTCATCGCTGTGTCCCCGTTGATGGGGCATCGCTTTCGAAGCTGGCCACATCCAGCACAGGGTCGATGCTGGCTAGGCGGCTGATCACCACCAGCAACAACGCCTGGATGGAGATGCCGATCACAATCGCGGTGAGGATCACGCCCTGGGGGATTGGATCAGCAATCGCGGCCAGGGAGACCGCCGTTTCATTGGTCGAGAGGATGGGGCTGCGAAGGCCGGTGCGGGCTGCCACCAGCACAAACAGCGCCACAACGGCACTGCCCATCACATCCATGGACAGCACCTTGAGCAGCAGATTTCTGCGCAGCAGCATGCCGAGGAATCCGCTGAGAATCGCCAGCAGGATCAGCAGCTCCAGCAGCCGGATCGCAGCCATCGAAGCTTGAACGGTTACCGCACAACTAGCTACGGCTTGGCGAGTGGGGGTGCGATGCGTTGATCAGCGATTGCGACGGCTGGTTTTGAAGTAACGGCGCCGTCCGGCGCGTTGTTTGCCGGGCTGGCGGGGGAGCTGCAGTTGGGTCTCAGCCCAGTCCATGGCCAGGGCTTCGAGCAGGGACTCACGGGTGCCAAACAGCCGCATCATGGGTTTTGCATTTGAGATTCACTCTCAATAAAGCACGGCCTTGCGGTTTTTGCAAGTGATTCTCAATAGCTGTTGCGCGGGGTTGTTGCCTGGCAATAAAAAACCCCGCTCAAGCGGGGTTCGCGGGTTCTGGGAGTCCCGCTCAGGTTGTGCGCAGCGGCTTCAGGCGGCCTGTTGGCTGACGTTGTCTTGCTCTGGGCGCGCAAAGGGCACCACCTTGTTGTCTGTGTTGTCGCGGGCCTGGATGCGGGTCGTGTACTGCCGGCCGCGGTAGGTGAGCAAGCGCGTTTCCGTTGGGAATGACTTGTTTAAGGTGTGTTTGACGAAGCGGTATTGCATGTCGCTCATGAGAATCCCCTGAAAACGTTGTCGTTTATACACAAAATAGATCTCCCTTTGTGTGGCGACCGCTACAGACATCTTTGAAGTGTCGGTTGCGGATGAGAATGGTTTCCCGTGCTGCCCTGCTTCTGCCGTGATCGCTGTGGGTGGAGGAGGTTGAGGCCGGTCTTTCTGTGTACTGACTTCAGTGCTTTTCAAAGAATAATGTTCGGTAGGGCACAGTGTTGAGTATTGGCTCGCGACTGGTCTGAGCGTGAGTGATGCGTCATGCCCTCGCTGGTGGATGAGCGCTTGATGCAAAATCCGCAAAAAAATCGCCCGCTGGCAGCGACGTGGTGCTGGCGGGCGATTTTGGTTGGTATTGGAGATCAGATCACTGATCGCGTTTGAGATAAGGCAGGTCGGTTGGCTTGGAGAGGGTGTAAACGACGGCAGCAGTGATGGCTCCGCCGAACGCGAGCATTACGTAAATCCAGATGGAGTAGTCGGTCATCAGTTCAATCCCAGAAGGCCAAAAGTGAGTTGTGAAACGATGCCGTGGCCGGTGATGGCTTCAGTCAGCACACCGATCACGAAGCCGAGCATGGCGACACGGCCGTTGAGGAGTTCAGCGCGAGACATCCGCTCGGTCTTGATCTGAGCTGCAGCGGCTTCTTGGAACCACTGGTCTTGGCTGGAGGAGGCGGAATCCATGTCGTTTCTGCGTGTAAACGAATGTTAAGGCACTTTGTAACGGATTGCAAAGTGCTGGCTCAAGTGCTGTTTAGCGCCTGCTGGGGCGGTGGCGGCTGCGGCCCAGGGGCTCCAGCCACTCTTCAGTCAGCGACTGGCGGCGTGCGCCGGGAATGCGGCAGCCCAGGTTGAGTTCGCCGCTGTCGAGCAGGCGGCCAAGGCGCAGGGCCGCGGCTTCTTCTTGCCTGTTGAAGCTGGCTTGGTGCGTGGTGAGCCAGTTCATTTCGGTTTCGGTGATCACCCCTGAGCTCAGGGACTGAAGGAAAACCTCGCCAACGGTCATGAGGAAGCGTGTAACGATTTCGTTACATCGTGCCGTCCGGGGCGTCTGACCGCGAGCAGGCACAAAAAGCTCCTGAGGAGCGCGATCCCCTCAGGAGCTGATGTCCCGTTGCGCGGGGCCTGAAACCCGCTTCAGATCGGGGTGTGGACTCGGAATGCGTCGCTTAAGCCCTTGGGTTCAGCGGGGTCCAGCTCGTCGAGTTCCCCGCGGGTGTCGTAGCGGCGCACGATTTGGGCCGTGCTCTGGTCGGCCTGGACCCAACGCAGTCCGCAGGCGGTGGCATCTCCCGTTTGGCGATCTCTGCTGTCGAGCAACAGCTGCACCCCTGGCTCGGGTTGCCAGATCGTGAAATCGCCTACGCGTTCAATCGCGCATTGGAGCGGCTGATCGGGTTCAGCGGGTTGCTGCTGGGCGAGCGTTTCAACGACATACACCACCTGGTCCAGTCCACTGCCGCCATGGCGCACGATCATGCGCCGCCGTTGCCCCGTCAGCACAACACATAATTCCGCCACCCAGTGGAAGGGGGTGATGGATGCAGGCCCGAGGGACCAGCAGCCATCTGTGGTGACCTGCATGGTGTGCGGGAGCGTGGTGAAGTTCATCGAACGCTGCTGGCCGCTGTTGCAGTAGGTCAGGCAGGTTTCGATGATGCCGCTGTTCTCCTGAACGCTCAGGGAGGTGGAGAAGCGCTCCTGCTCACGACCCTCGCCATCCATGCGGATGAAGCATCCGCTCCATTGTCCGCTGTTGTGCTTCAGCAGCGTGCTGCGGCGATCGTCGTGGGTTGTTTCGGGGGGCATCACGGGCTTCTCAACGGCCAACGATCACTGGGGGCGTTGCTCCACCCGACAGACCAGGCACGACCTGGGTTTGTCCGTCCCATTTGTCGAGGAAGAGCTTGTAGAGCACCTTCTCGTTGAGGCCCTTGTTGAGGGTTTCAAACTTGATCGCTTCTTGCTCAGCAATCTTGACTTCCGTTTCCGCTTTCAGGAGACGCTGTTCAGCAATCTGCTTCTGTTCAATGGCCGAGCGATATTCCTCGGCAATTTTCAAGCCGGTGAGGTCAAGGCCTTTGACCTCCACGTAATCGAATTTTTCAAGCTCTTTGGCAACGCTCTGTTCAACAATGGATGAGATCGTGTTCCAGTCCGTGGCGATTTCCACGAGTTCGTATTTGGAGAAGACGGATTTCAGTGATTTCAGTAGTGATGGCTGAATGATGCGGGCATAGATGCCTTCGTTGCCCGTGGAAATCGTGTTGTAGACCCTGGGTGCTTGCAGGGGTTTCACGGCATATTTCACCGTTGCGGTGGCTTCAATCACCTGAAGATCTTTGGTCAGGCTGGAGAACTCCTCCGGGCGAACTTGGGTCCTGACGTTGAAGTAATGAACCGATTGCACAAACGGCGTTTTGATGTTCAGGCCCGGGAGCCGCGGGGCATCACTCACCTTTCCGAGGGTAGTGATCACGCCCACCTCACCAGCGGGAACCACGAAAAAAGCGGCAATGGCCAGAACAAGCGCCGTGAAAATGCCAACGATGGCCAATGAGCTTCTGGTCCCTATGTCATCGGGAGTCACGTTCTGCACAGCATCTGATCACCTTCAGCTCAAATTATGGAGAGATTGCTGCCTCAACGGTTGAGCTGGTTCGATCCCACAGCAAGAAGTGCGTGCGATCACAGCGACTGAACGTTGCTGGTTGGAGGCTGATGAAACGACTATCCACGCTTCGAATCGCATGAGCTCGTTTGTTTTGAAAGCTTGGTCCCCGCTGTTGCTGCTTGCTGCCGTGGTCAGCGGCTGCAGCGAGGAGCCGTCGTTGATGCGCCTGGATTGCCTTGACTCCAAAACGGTGCGGCGCGATGTGGTGTTTGATCGCCACACCGGTCAGCTCTTTCACTTGGACCGGGTGCGTGAGGTTTATGTCCCCACACCTGTGGATCGCTTTACGGTGAAGACGCAGGGAGTGATCCAGGGCAAGGACTTGGTCATCCAAACCCGCGTTGGTGAGTGGCAAACCGTCGGTGGCAGGAAGTCACTGAAGCCACT contains these protein-coding regions:
- a CDS encoding chlorophyll a/b-binding protein is translated as MDSASSSQDQWFQEAAAAQIKTERMSRAELLNGRVAMLGFVIGVLTEAITGHGIVSQLTFGLLGLN
- a CDS encoding monovalent cation/H(+) antiporter subunit G, giving the protein MTPSPFFTVSLVLEALGLFLWFWGSWPLLETQPLLVRLHKLTVADALGSLLMLMGLMLQRPSWWPLFGLTMFGLLLWSTIFGYVVAAGSHRRPEA
- a CDS encoding prohibitin family protein, with the protein product MAIVGIFTALVLAIAAFFVVPAGEVGVITTLGKVSDAPRLPGLNIKTPFVQSVHYFNVRTQVRPEEFSSLTKDLQVIEATATVKYAVKPLQAPRVYNTISTGNEGIYARIIQPSLLKSLKSVFSKYELVEIATDWNTISSIVEQSVAKELEKFDYVEVKGLDLTGLKIAEEYRSAIEQKQIAEQRLLKAETEVKIAEQEAIKFETLNKGLNEKVLYKLFLDKWDGQTQVVPGLSGGATPPVIVGR
- a CDS encoding DUF3598 family protein; the protein is MAVEKPVMPPETTHDDRRSTLLKHNSGQWSGCFIRMDGEGREQERFSTSLSVQENSGIIETCLTYCNSGQQRSMNFTTLPHTMQVTTDGCWSLGPASITPFHWVAELCVVLTGQRRRMIVRHGGSGLDQVVYVVETLAQQQPAEPDQPLQCAIERVGDFTIWQPEPGVQLLLDSRDRQTGDATACGLRWVQADQSTAQIVRRYDTRGELDELDPAEPKGLSDAFRVHTPI
- a CDS encoding cation:proton antiporter subunit C; the encoded protein is MAAIRLLELLILLAILSGFLGMLLRRNLLLKVLSMDVMGSAVVALFVLVAARTGLRSPILSTNETAVSLAAIADPIPQGVILTAIVIGISIQALLLVVISRLASIDPVLDVASFESDAPSTGTQR
- a CDS encoding hydrogenase subunit MbhD domain-containing protein, coding for MTMPTDPSLLSLDGSLGLLLPIAALMPLVAVLMVSQSNPYQTLPLRGVFGSVAMLLYGLLGAPDVALTEAMVGTLLSTTLYVIALRSSMTLRIEDRRTGSLPQEEPDPDSEPLRQWIQPLHLRLRLVRDGPAPHGWLEDGRRLVIRHRHLERHLSSQPGHQQWRSAGGSLELQEQELTP
- a CDS encoding proton-conducting transporter membrane subunit, which encodes MSEGLSHALLVGWLEAPFAVAFLGAVVPILGDLPLLLCCIATGGIALQTLLSDSTTTLMLLGNHGVVLQLDPLAAWFLLLNAVVMVAVRLELRGNSERPAPLLPAVLLGGLNICFVVSDLISLYVALELVGIVAFLLILRDGSPQRLWIGLRYLLISNTAMTLYLVGAALAYAITGSFRFSSLSGLPIGAAQVLLLLGLFTKGGLFLPGLWLPRSHAEAPSDVSALLSAVVVTAGVAPLLRLAAIEPALLPLVRSIGLCSAVLGVLQALNAADLKRLLAWSTVSQMGLVVLSPAAGGALALTHGLAKAPLFLTAGRIRERQLEGWEQRVLPQSVQTPLWLGSLSIAGLPGLAGFAAKKLVGSDLPPAWALSLTLIGIGSVAVYARLWSPAPAPSSAPTPGIPPGTALLLISLVGAGLILTVVSAAEANGLQANDLLTSVLQTGVVFAAGWLLHRLLGRDHNSHRRSLARRMPQLESLQDLLGAITVVGAGMLLALNLLEVPG
- a CDS encoding Na+/H+ antiporter subunit E, encoding MITVFSLSLRLLLWVLLTGDLRPFNLLIGLAVAVLLPRAHRQRVPIRPLLRALGEATIAIPMAYGEAFALILAGGLERCDCTERIAARKATPAVIFLELLAITITPFTLVLDLHRVERPGHHPQLRYRIHRLRPAPKALAGRDQP